In Pasteurella dagmatis, the sequence ATTTATCAGTTTATAACTGTTTTTATATACAGTAAAGTGGTTTTTGCTAAATTTTAAGCATTTTCAATTAAAAAGATTTAAGCCAACCTAATTTTGAACATAACACATTGTAATAATTATAACTTTTAAGATGTAATAATCGGAGTTTATAGGGGCTTTTTTGGATGTGGACAATATCATCAGGTGAAAACTCTAATTCGATTTGACTGTCACAGCCCACTTCCATTTGTGATGTATTGTATTCTGCAAAACGCAATGAAATTTTACTATCGCCGTCAATGACTAAAGGGCGAGAGGAAAGGGTGTGTGGGAACATTGGCACCAGTGCAATAGCATTTAATTGTGGGGTTAAAATAGGACCACCTGCAGATAGTGAATAAGCTGTCGAGCCTGTCGGAGTAGAAATAATTAAACCGTCAGAACGCTGTGAAAAAGCAAATTTATCATTAATATAAACGTGGAAATCGATCATGTGTGCGATTTTGGCAGGATGAATAACAGCTTCGTTTACAGCATTACCACGTGCAATAATTTTTCCTTCTCGCTCGACACTAGCTTCCAATAAAAAGCGTTCTTCAACGAAAAACTCACCTTCATCTAAGCAGGCTTGAAGCTGGGCGTAGGCATTTTTGGGGTCGATGTCAGTTAAGAAGCCAAGATTACCTCGGTTAATTCCAATTAATGCAATATCATATTTAGCGAGAATTCTGGCTCGCCCTAACATATTGCCATCACCACCAATGACAATGCCTAATTGTGCTTGTTTACCAATTTGATCAACTGTGGCTAAATATCTTTCTTCAAGCCCTAATTGTTTGCCAATAACATCTTCCACTAGTACTTGATAGCCTTTTTCGGTTAACCATTGGAATAAATTTTTGTGCATTTGCAGTGTCAAATCGTGACGAGGTTTGCCCAACAAACCAATGGTCTGGAAAGAGGATTGTAGGGCTTTTATGTCTACGGCATTATGAATTTTCATTTCTATCCTGTTTAGCGAGAAAACTGAACGCTCTTGAATTCAAAAAATTAGCCACTATATTACACATAAACCCTTTTCTTTGTCAGCAAGTATCTGTATAAGTGCCAACTTTTACTTTTTTTGTTAGAATCAAGAAATCTTTAGAACTGTGGAGAATAAAATGTCAGAAAAAGAACAACGTATTGAGAGCGAAGAGCAAATCCAAGAAGAACAAGTTCAAGCAGCAGAAACTGAAGTTGAAGCAGCGGAAGAACAAGATGTATTAGGTGAGGCAATTTTACGAGTTCAAGAATTAGAAGCACAACTTGAAGAAATGGCAAAAAGAGAACAAGATTTTGCTCTTCGTAGCCGTGCTGAAATGGATAATATCCGTCGCCGTGCAGAGCAAGATGTTGAAAAAGCGCATAAATTTGCGTTAGAAAAATTCTCAAAAGAGATTTTGAACACCATTGATAACTTAGAGCGAGCATTATCAACAAATGCAAATGTTGAAGATGAAAGCGTGAAAGCATTATTTGATGGCGTTGAACTTACATTAAAAGAGTTACTTTCAACAGTAGGTCGTTTTGGTGTTGAAGCAGTGGGCTCAGAGGGGGAAGTGTTTAATCCTGAATTGCACCAAGCGATTTCAATGCAACCAACGGAAGGTTTTGAAACGAACCAAATTACTGTTGTATTACAAAAAGGTTATTTATTAAACGGTCGTGTTATTCGCCCTGCAATGGTGATGGTTGCAGCTTAATTGTTTAGAAATTTCAATAAAAAAGACCGCACTTTATTCAAAGTGCGGTCTTTTTATATGCAAAAATATTATAAATGATAACCAAAAAATAGTTGAGGTTTAGCAGTAATTTGCATTTAATGCCTGTATATTTGACATTTATTTTACATTTTGTACTGGGGAACCACTATGACAATTGTCAATCTCGTTATTTTTGCTGTATTTTTAGCGCTGTTAGCATTGATTTTTAAACGTACGCAAAAGCTTGGCACAACCGTCTTTATCGGTCTTGTTTTAGGACTAATTGGTGGTGCATTATTACAATATTCTGCTGATCAACAAACAATCAACGGTACATTAGAATGGGTGAATTTAGTTGGTAATGGCTATGTTCGTTTGTTACAAATGATTGTAATGCCATTAGTCTTTGTTTCAATTCTGTCTGCAATTACACGTTTAAATCAAGCAAGTGCATTGGGTAAAATCAGCTTTAGTGTTATCTCTGTATTATTAATCACGACTGCTATTGCTGCGGCAATTGGTATTGCAATGGCGTATGCTTTTGATTTAACCGCAGAAGGTTTAGTGGCTGGAGAGCGCGAACTTGCCGCACAAACCAAAGTGGAAGGGCGTGTCGAAAAAGTTAGTGGGTTAACGATCCCTGCAATGCTACTTTCTTTTATTCCTAAAAATCCATTCTTAGAATTAACAGGCGCAAACCCAACATCGATTATTAGCGTAGTAATTTTCTCAGCGTTACTTGGTGTAGCCGCATTAAGTTTAGCGAAAGAAGATCAAGCACTTGGAGAACGGATTGCTCAAGGTGTGGATTCATTAAATAAATTAATTATGCGTTTAGTGCGTATGGTGATTCGCCTAACCCCATACGGTGTGTTTGCTTTAATGATTAAAATGGCGACCACTTCAAAATGGGCTGATATTGTGAATTTAGGCACGTTTATCGTAGCATCTTACTTAGCAATTTTATTGATGTTTGTGGTTCACGCTTTGTTATTAGCGCTGTTTCGTATTAACCCTCTGGATTACTTTAAAAAAGTATTACCAACCTTGAGCTTTGCTTTTACCTCTCGCTCAAGTGCGGCAACTTTACCGCTAAATATTGAAACGCAAACCAATAAATTAGGAAACAATAGTGTTATCGCTAACTTTGCGGCGACATTCGGTGCGACGATTGGACAAAATGGTTGTGCGGGGATTTATCCGGCAATGTTAGCTGTAATGGTTGCTCCAACTGTAGGCATTGACCCATTTAGTTTAAGTTATTTATTGACTTTAATTTTAGTGGTAACTATTTCTTCTTTAGGTATCGCTGGCGTGGGCGGTGGTGCAACATTTGCTGCAATTGTTGTCCTTTCAACTCTGAACCTGCCACTTGCGTTAGTTGGTTTATTGATTTCTATCGAGCCTTTAATTGATATGGGACGTACAGCATTAAACGTAAATGGCTCAATGGTTGCTGGTACATTAACCAACAAATTATTAGAGAAAAAATAAGCTAGATAAAAATAAAAAAGAGATAGTTTAACTATCTCTTTTTGTTTGTACAGGACTTCCTTTCAACAATTTACGCATCCAACTACGGTTTGAGCTGAGTTGATGGATTATATCTTGGCTGAGTGGTAGCGGTTCTTGATAGATTAATGATGCTAATGTTTCACCTAATAATGGCGCAGAGGTAAGTCCACGAGAACCGAGAGCAGCGATTAAAAATAAATTATCAAAATTGACCGCACTTTTGATCGGTTGTTTACGACGGCGTAGGTTATAAATATTTTTATAGCAGATTAACTGTTGCTCAAAATTTGGGACGTTGCCTAGCATAGGAATACGATCTCTCACCGCACAGCGGATACCAATTCGCGCTTGGTTAGTTGAGGTATCGACATCTTGAACCCAATCTACATTTAGGTTTTGTTGGATTTTTTGCTGATTTTCGAGTTGTTCTTCTGGGCTAAATATACGCTCCGCATTGTCTCGAACGTGACTAGCACCAATACAGTGGGTATGACTTTTGGCCATTGGCGTGAGGTAGCCGTCATAGCAGACTACCGCTTTGAGTTTTTGCAAATTTTGACTGGTAGGTATTTCGCTTACTTGTCCACGCACTGGGTATAACGGTAATTCACGTGTTTGGCTAAACTCAGTAAGCTTGTGCCCATTGGCGAGTACAACGATTTGGTGAGTAAATGTCTCTCCCTCTTCATTTTGGAGAAGCCAATGTTGGGCTTGTTGCTGAAGTGCGGTCACTTTTTGCTGAGTTTTGATCACTAGCCCTCTTTGTTCAAGATGAGAGAACATATTTTGCACAAATTGGCGTGGTGAGAGCCAAGCGCCTTGCGGAATAAATCCGCCAGAACAAGAAAGTGGTAAGCCAACTTTTTTACTTAACTCTGATTGTGAAAGTGATTGATATAAACTTTCTTGCCACTGATAGTCAGAAATTTTATTTAATTTGACCGCACTTTTTTGATCGTAGCCACAAAGTGCTACACCACAGAAATCATATTCAAACTCGATGCCTTGTTGAATAGCTTGTTTCAGGCGTTGTTGCCCGTAAGCAAATGCGTGAATGTAAAAACGGATGTTGATTAAATCATCATCACTAAGTTGAGGGTAAAAAGCCCCTTGTTTATTGCCAGAGGCGTTGAGTGCAACTGCGTCATCTTCACAATATAGAGTGACTTTTGCCTTGCGTTCGAGTAAAGAAAGTGCGGTAAATAATGACGCAATTCCACCACCAATAATTGCTACATCAGCTTGTTGTTCAAATTTTGCAGCTTGAGGTAAATACCAAGGTGTGTGAATAACATCCTCATCTGAGTCTAGCTTAATTCCTTGAATACACTCACGTTTTTTGCCGTAACCTTTGCGTTTATTGACAGCGAAACCTGCATTTTCTAAGCCTTTTCTCACCGCACTTGCAGCTGTGAAAGTGGCAAATGTGCCTTGAGGTTTGGTGTAGCGATACATTTGCTGATAAAGCTCATCATTCCACATTTGTGGATTTTTACTTGGTGCAAACCCATCAAGAAACCACGCATCGATTTGATTTGTCATATAATCGCCAAGTTGTGGCAAATTATCGGCAATATCGCCAAACCATAGATCCAATGTGGTTTCTGCAAAGTGAAAGCGATAGCAACCTTCAATTGGCTCAAGCCAATGTTGGTGTAATTGTTGGCTAAGCTCTGCAAATTCTGGATGCGCTTGATGTGCAGATTTTAATACTTTAAGTGGAATGGGGTATTTTTCAAAAGAAATAAAAAAGAGTCGTTGCAGTGGTGAGTTTGGATATTGTTGGAGGAACTCTCGGAATAATGTGGTAACAGCGAAAAAGTTAAGCCCTGTGCCAAAACCAGTTTCGGCAATTACGAAGTGTGAGCCTGTAAAATCTTGCCAACGTTGCCATAATTGGTTGCCTTCTTGGAAGATATAACGGCTTTCTGCTAAACCATCTTGGTTAGAAAAATAGACGTCATCAAATTGTGCAGAAACAGGCGTGTTTTCTTGGTTGAAATGTATTTCTGCAAACTGAACTTTGTTCATAACCTTTTTATTCCTTTATAGAAAATCCGAATCGTACTATAATAGCTGAATTTCCTAGACTGGTCGAATGATCCAATTATCACTTGAAATCTTGTGTGTTGACGGCTATTTTATCGACCATATTTTCACTATTTGAACAAAAAGCAAAAAGGAATACTCCATGAAAAGAGCGGTTATTACTGGTTTTGGTATTATTTCGAGTATTGGCAACAATAAAGAAGAAGTGTTAGCATCATTAAAAGCGGGTAAATCAGGTATTGAAGTTGTACCTGATTTCGTTGAAATGGGTATGCGTAGTCATGTGGCTGGTACGATTAAATTAAACCCAAGTGAATTAATCGATCGTAAAGTTTATCGCTTTATGGGTGATGCTGCTGCTTATGCTTACCTTTCAATGAAAGAAGCGATTGAAGATGCTGGATTAACTGATGATCAAGTATCTAATGATCGTACAGGGTTAGTGATCGGTGCTGGTACTGGTTCAGCTCATAACCAATTAGTCGCTTGTGATGCTGTACGTGGTCCACGTGGTGTGAAGGCAGTAGGTCCTTATGCTGTAACAAAAACAATGGCATCAAGTGTATCAGCCTGTTTAGCAACACCGTATAAAATTCGTGGTGTGAATTACAGTATCAGCTCTGCTTGTGCAACATCTGCACACTGTATTGGTCATGCACTTGAGTTAATCCAATTAGGTAAACAAGATATTGTATTTGCAGGTGGAGCAGAAGAGCTTTCTTGGGAATGTGCAACAGAGTTTGATGCGATGGGTGCAGTTTCTACTAAATATAATGAAACTCCAGAAAAAGCATCTCGTGCTTATGATGCAAATCGTGATGGTTTTGTGATTGCAGGTGGTGGTGCAGTTGTAGTTGTTGAAGAATTAGAACACGCACTTGCACGTGGTGCAAAAATCTATGCTGAAATTGTAGGTTATGGTGCAACTTCAGACGGTTACGATATGGTAGCGCCTAGTGGTGAAGGTGCAGAGCGTTGTATGAGACAAGCAATGGCAACGATTGATGCGCCAATTGACTACATCAATGTACACGGTACATCTACGCCAGTAGGTGATGTAAAAGAATTAGGTGCAATCAAAAATGTATTTGGTGATAAGGTGCCAGCGATTTCATCAACTAAGTCAATGACGGGACATTCTTTAGGTGCAGCAGGTGCACATGAAGCAATTTATACATTATTAATGTTAGATAATGATTTTATTGCACCGAGTATTAACATTGAAACTTTAGATCCTCAAGCAGAAGGTTGCAATATTGTGACCGAACTTGTTGA encodes:
- a CDS encoding NAD(+) kinase, coding for MKIHNAVDIKALQSSFQTIGLLGKPRHDLTLQMHKNLFQWLTEKGYQVLVEDVIGKQLGLEERYLATVDQIGKQAQLGIVIGGDGNMLGRARILAKYDIALIGINRGNLGFLTDIDPKNAYAQLQACLDEGEFFVEERFLLEASVEREGKIIARGNAVNEAVIHPAKIAHMIDFHVYINDKFAFSQRSDGLIISTPTGSTAYSLSAGGPILTPQLNAIALVPMFPHTLSSRPLVIDGDSKISLRFAEYNTSQMEVGCDSQIELEFSPDDIVHIQKSPYKLRLLHLKSYNYYNVLCSKLGWLKSF
- the grpE gene encoding nucleotide exchange factor GrpE encodes the protein MSEKEQRIESEEQIQEEQVQAAETEVEAAEEQDVLGEAILRVQELEAQLEEMAKREQDFALRSRAEMDNIRRRAEQDVEKAHKFALEKFSKEILNTIDNLERALSTNANVEDESVKALFDGVELTLKELLSTVGRFGVEAVGSEGEVFNPELHQAISMQPTEGFETNQITVVLQKGYLLNGRVIRPAMVMVAA
- a CDS encoding L-cystine transporter, which produces MTIVNLVIFAVFLALLALIFKRTQKLGTTVFIGLVLGLIGGALLQYSADQQTINGTLEWVNLVGNGYVRLLQMIVMPLVFVSILSAITRLNQASALGKISFSVISVLLITTAIAAAIGIAMAYAFDLTAEGLVAGERELAAQTKVEGRVEKVSGLTIPAMLLSFIPKNPFLELTGANPTSIISVVIFSALLGVAALSLAKEDQALGERIAQGVDSLNKLIMRLVRMVIRLTPYGVFALMIKMATTSKWADIVNLGTFIVASYLAILLMFVVHALLLALFRINPLDYFKKVLPTLSFAFTSRSSAATLPLNIETQTNKLGNNSVIANFAATFGATIGQNGCAGIYPAMLAVMVAPTVGIDPFSLSYLLTLILVVTISSLGIAGVGGGATFAAIVVLSTLNLPLALVGLLISIEPLIDMGRTALNVNGSMVAGTLTNKLLEKK
- the mnmC gene encoding bifunctional tRNA (5-methylaminomethyl-2-thiouridine)(34)-methyltransferase MnmD/FAD-dependent 5-carboxymethylaminomethyl-2-thiouridine(34) oxidoreductase MnmC; the protein is MNKVQFAEIHFNQENTPVSAQFDDVYFSNQDGLAESRYIFQEGNQLWQRWQDFTGSHFVIAETGFGTGLNFFAVTTLFREFLQQYPNSPLQRLFFISFEKYPIPLKVLKSAHQAHPEFAELSQQLHQHWLEPIEGCYRFHFAETTLDLWFGDIADNLPQLGDYMTNQIDAWFLDGFAPSKNPQMWNDELYQQMYRYTKPQGTFATFTAASAVRKGLENAGFAVNKRKGYGKKRECIQGIKLDSDEDVIHTPWYLPQAAKFEQQADVAIIGGGIASLFTALSLLERKAKVTLYCEDDAVALNASGNKQGAFYPQLSDDDLINIRFYIHAFAYGQQRLKQAIQQGIEFEYDFCGVALCGYDQKSAVKLNKISDYQWQESLYQSLSQSELSKKVGLPLSCSGGFIPQGAWLSPRQFVQNMFSHLEQRGLVIKTQQKVTALQQQAQHWLLQNEEGETFTHQIVVLANGHKLTEFSQTRELPLYPVRGQVSEIPTSQNLQKLKAVVCYDGYLTPMAKSHTHCIGASHVRDNAERIFSPEEQLENQQKIQQNLNVDWVQDVDTSTNQARIGIRCAVRDRIPMLGNVPNFEQQLICYKNIYNLRRRKQPIKSAVNFDNLFLIAALGSRGLTSAPLLGETLASLIYQEPLPLSQDIIHQLSSNRSWMRKLLKGSPVQTKRDS
- the fabB gene encoding beta-ketoacyl-ACP synthase I, which gives rise to MKRAVITGFGIISSIGNNKEEVLASLKAGKSGIEVVPDFVEMGMRSHVAGTIKLNPSELIDRKVYRFMGDAAAYAYLSMKEAIEDAGLTDDQVSNDRTGLVIGAGTGSAHNQLVACDAVRGPRGVKAVGPYAVTKTMASSVSACLATPYKIRGVNYSISSACATSAHCIGHALELIQLGKQDIVFAGGAEELSWECATEFDAMGAVSTKYNETPEKASRAYDANRDGFVIAGGGAVVVVEELEHALARGAKIYAEIVGYGATSDGYDMVAPSGEGAERCMRQAMATIDAPIDYINVHGTSTPVGDVKELGAIKNVFGDKVPAISSTKSMTGHSLGAAGAHEAIYTLLMLDNDFIAPSINIETLDPQAEGCNIVTELVENAGLNTVMSNSFGFGGTNAALIFKKYNG